The following proteins are encoded in a genomic region of Acetobacter oryzoeni:
- the nhaA gene encoding Na+/H+ antiporter NhaA, with protein sequence MTETPAAYVHRIHHFLQSPAGGATALLLASLTGFVLENSAWCGGYEALITTPMRLSILGPHTPDTLEAWVSDGLMTLFFLLIILEIKKEMVSGHLSSMRQIALPLIGALGGMAVPALTYFWVTYQHADAVHGWAIPVATDAAFTLPVIMALGARVSAGARAWLMALAIFDDVLGIVVIALFYGAALYWPALAGVLCVTVAMIAANRLGCRSLWVYSAGCVLLWGMLLSSGLHPTLAGVITGLCLPAQPRTTDAEQITPLEKVSSALTPFVTWLVLPLFGFMNVGVSLAGVHMEALFAPVPLGIMLGLIMGKPVGVFGATILSLQLRIAPAPAATSIKMLFGLSLLCGIGFTISLFIAGLAFKDADTIVSAKLGIFAGSVIAALAGWSWLRCLPVKQPSQHSANLAAVSGK encoded by the coding sequence ATGACAGAAACCCCTGCTGCGTACGTTCATCGCATCCATCATTTTTTGCAGTCTCCGGCAGGAGGAGCAACAGCCCTGCTTCTGGCCTCGCTCACGGGGTTTGTGCTGGAAAACTCGGCTTGGTGTGGTGGTTACGAAGCCCTGATTACAACACCCATGCGGCTTTCTATTTTAGGACCGCACACGCCAGATACGCTTGAGGCATGGGTATCTGATGGGTTGATGACGCTTTTTTTCCTGCTGATTATTCTGGAAATCAAGAAAGAGATGGTTTCTGGCCATCTTTCATCCATGCGTCAGATTGCCTTGCCGTTGATTGGCGCATTGGGCGGTATGGCTGTGCCCGCGCTTACCTATTTTTGGGTAACGTATCAGCATGCAGATGCGGTTCATGGATGGGCCATTCCTGTAGCTACCGATGCCGCATTTACACTGCCCGTTATTATGGCGCTGGGTGCGCGTGTTTCTGCCGGGGCGCGAGCATGGCTTATGGCGCTTGCCATTTTTGATGATGTGTTGGGCATTGTTGTTATTGCCCTGTTTTACGGTGCTGCACTTTACTGGCCTGCACTGGCTGGTGTGCTATGTGTAACTGTAGCCATGATTGCTGCAAACCGGTTGGGATGCAGATCTTTATGGGTGTATTCTGCCGGATGTGTGCTGCTGTGGGGTATGCTTTTATCTTCTGGCCTGCATCCAACACTTGCCGGGGTGATTACTGGCCTTTGCCTGCCGGCTCAACCGCGTACAACCGATGCAGAACAGATTACACCGCTTGAAAAAGTATCATCCGCATTAACACCATTCGTGACATGGCTGGTGCTGCCCCTGTTTGGCTTTATGAATGTTGGGGTTTCTCTTGCTGGTGTGCATATGGAGGCACTTTTTGCTCCTGTTCCCTTGGGTATTATGCTGGGGCTGATTATGGGAAAGCCCGTGGGAGTGTTTGGAGCAACCATATTGTCACTCCAACTGCGCATAGCGCCTGCCCCAGCAGCAACATCAATAAAAATGCTTTTCGGGCTTTCTCTGCTGTGCGGCATTGGCTTTACCATCAGTCTGTTTATTGCTGGTTTGGCCTTTAAGGATGCAGATACAATCGTATCAGCAAAACTGGGGATATTTGCAGGATCTGTTATTGCAGCATTGGCTGGCTGGAGTTGGCTGCGTTGTTTGCCTGTTAAACAACCAAGCCAGCATTCTGCAAACCTTGCGGCTGTAAGTGGTAAATAG
- a CDS encoding alkene reductase, translating to MTSISLFDPIRLGDLPLKNRIFLPPLTRCRSTQPGDIPDALMAEYYAQRTQAGFLITEGTQIEPRGQGYAWTPGIYSPEQIAGWKLVTDAVHAQKRPIFAQLWHVGRVSHHLLQPNHQPPIAPSAVAATGVNVFIPTGPGTGKLVPPDTPRALTIPEIHELVELYAQAARNALQAGFDGVEIHAANGYLINQFISERANFRTDAYGGSLSNRLRFLREVVEAVSAVVSPERLGVRFSPLFSTTTEERVYLGLLESNPAETYTQAVRVLADAGIAYLSLAEADWDNAPDMPDSFRAAVRDIFPGRILCAGRYDKAKADHVLQNGWADMIGFGRKFIANPDLPARLQHGWPLNAIDPTTMYGGGAHGYTDYPFYNQDAKK from the coding sequence ATGACTTCAATTTCTCTTTTTGATCCCATAAGACTGGGTGATCTGCCCCTGAAAAACCGGATCTTTCTGCCGCCTCTCACGCGCTGCCGCAGCACCCAACCGGGCGATATCCCCGATGCGCTTATGGCCGAATACTATGCCCAGCGCACACAGGCAGGTTTTCTGATTACCGAGGGCACGCAAATTGAACCACGCGGGCAGGGCTATGCCTGGACACCCGGCATTTACTCTCCTGAACAGATTGCGGGCTGGAAACTGGTAACAGATGCAGTGCATGCCCAAAAGCGCCCCATCTTTGCACAGCTTTGGCATGTAGGCCGTGTTTCTCATCATCTTTTGCAGCCCAATCACCAACCGCCTATTGCACCATCTGCTGTGGCTGCAACGGGTGTGAATGTTTTTATCCCAACTGGCCCGGGCACCGGAAAACTGGTGCCGCCCGATACTCCGCGCGCTTTAACCATTCCCGAAATTCATGAACTGGTAGAGCTTTATGCGCAGGCCGCCAGAAACGCACTGCAAGCCGGATTTGATGGCGTGGAAATTCACGCTGCCAATGGGTATCTCATCAACCAGTTTATTTCTGAACGCGCCAATTTTCGCACAGATGCCTATGGTGGTTCACTCTCCAACCGTCTGAGATTTCTGCGTGAAGTGGTTGAGGCTGTTTCTGCCGTGGTTTCCCCTGAAAGGCTGGGCGTCAGGTTTTCTCCACTGTTCAGCACAACTACGGAAGAACGCGTTTATCTTGGCTTGTTGGAAAGCAATCCGGCAGAAACCTATACCCAAGCGGTACGTGTTTTGGCCGATGCAGGCATTGCGTATCTCTCTCTGGCAGAAGCGGACTGGGATAACGCGCCAGATATGCCAGATTCATTCCGTGCGGCCGTAAGAGATATCTTTCCGGGCCGCATTTTGTGCGCGGGCCGTTACGATAAAGCCAAAGCAGACCACGTTTTGCAAAATGGCTGGGCAGACATGATCGGATTTGGCCGCAAATTCATCGCCAACCCGGATTTGCCTGCGCGTTTGCAGCACGGATGGCCCCTTAACGCCATAGACCCCACAACCATGTATGGCGGCGGCGCGCACGGATACACCGATTACCCTTTCTATAATCAGGACGCCAAAAAATGA
- a CDS encoding TetR/AcrR family transcriptional regulator — MGRRRTIDRESVLDSAELLVQKGGATALTLDAVAKAAGITKGGLQYCFGNKDDLITAMIDRWIAAFDLEIEKHAGPKASLAERARAYVLACRQIDAATQARMVGMLITLLQSPKYLNRIREWYAGWFGDCNVTAEDARQARTAIFAAEGAFLLRSFGFIAMDQSGWDSVFTDCLRLITPQAETP, encoded by the coding sequence ATGGGCCGCCGCAGAACCATTGATCGGGAGAGCGTTCTGGACAGCGCGGAACTGCTTGTTCAGAAAGGCGGCGCCACCGCTTTAACGCTTGATGCCGTAGCCAAAGCCGCAGGAATTACCAAAGGTGGCCTGCAATACTGCTTTGGCAACAAGGATGACCTGATTACCGCCATGATTGATCGCTGGATAGCGGCTTTTGATCTGGAAATAGAAAAACATGCGGGGCCCAAGGCATCTTTGGCAGAGCGGGCGCGCGCCTATGTTCTGGCATGCCGCCAGATAGATGCCGCCACCCAAGCCAGAATGGTGGGTATGCTGATTACCCTGCTGCAATCCCCCAAATACCTTAACCGGATACGGGAATGGTACGCCGGATGGTTTGGGGATTGTAACGTTACCGCAGAAGATGCGCGGCAGGCACGTACTGCAATTTTTGCAGCCGAAGGGGCTTTCCTTCTCAGAAGCTTCGGCTTTATCGCTATGGATCAGTCTGGGTGGGATTCAGTGTTTACAGATTGCCTGCGGCTTATTACGCCCCAAGCAGAAACACCGTAA
- the katE gene encoding catalase, which translates to MAVKKNTSGKAAKTKFEPSYTEQQGNGGETHQQAGGDVATLTSAQGIPVADDQNTLRYGARGPALMEDFHFREKIFHFDHERIPERVVHARGYGAHGYFELTDSLADVTRAAIFQNVGERTPAFVRFSTVAGSKGSFDVARDVRGFAVKLYTKEGNWDLVGNNIPVFFIQDAIKFPDMVHSVKPAPDRDFPQAQSAHDNFWDFISLTPESFHMIMWVMSDRGIPRSFRFMEGFGVHTFRFLDSNDRSTFVKFHWKPKQGLQSVVWNEAVKINGADPDFHRRDLWNAISSGDFPEWELGVQLFDEEFAEKFDFDVLDPTKLIPEELVPVRTVGRLVLDHVVDNFFAETEQVAFCTQNVPPGIDFSNDPLLQGRNFSYLDTQVKRLGSPNFTHIPINAPKCPMAHFQQDGHMAMHNPVGRANYEPNSWGAAGGPRENPKQGFRSFASEETGPKRRLRPESFSDHYSQARQFYISQTPIEQKHIADGITFELSKVERPDIRSRVVSHLLHIDEELATTVADHLGLPVVPEPAEVTQPTRTDLPPSDALSIVKNGPKTFAGRKMGILATDGVDADLFAALIAALQAEKANYKVIAPKIGGITLSDGTKVAAQQKIDGGPSVLYDAVAILASKEGTKVLASTPAAKDFLTDAFTHCKYIGYSSEACTLFKKAGLADDVDKGCIKLGSQNDANAFVKTCGNLRFWQREKLD; encoded by the coding sequence ATGGCTGTCAAAAAAAATACGTCAGGCAAGGCTGCTAAAACCAAATTTGAACCGAGTTATACAGAACAGCAGGGAAATGGGGGAGAAACACACCAACAAGCTGGGGGTGATGTTGCAACGCTTACCTCTGCTCAGGGTATTCCCGTAGCGGATGATCAGAACACGTTGCGTTACGGTGCCCGCGGCCCGGCATTGATGGAGGATTTCCATTTTCGGGAAAAGATTTTCCACTTTGACCACGAACGTATTCCCGAACGCGTTGTGCATGCCCGTGGCTATGGTGCCCACGGTTATTTTGAGCTGACAGATAGCCTTGCAGACGTTACCCGCGCAGCTATTTTCCAGAATGTGGGAGAACGTACACCTGCTTTTGTGCGGTTTTCCACGGTTGCAGGCTCCAAAGGCTCATTTGATGTTGCGCGAGATGTTCGCGGATTTGCCGTTAAACTCTACACCAAGGAAGGCAACTGGGATCTGGTTGGCAACAATATCCCGGTATTCTTCATTCAGGATGCCATCAAGTTTCCCGATATGGTGCATTCCGTAAAACCCGCGCCAGACCGTGATTTTCCGCAGGCTCAATCGGCCCATGATAACTTCTGGGATTTCATTTCGCTTACCCCAGAAAGCTTCCATATGATCATGTGGGTCATGTCAGACCGGGGTATCCCGCGATCCTTTCGTTTTATGGAAGGGTTTGGGGTGCATACATTCCGTTTTCTGGACAGCAATGACCGCTCAACCTTTGTGAAGTTTCATTGGAAGCCAAAGCAGGGCTTACAGTCTGTTGTCTGGAACGAAGCGGTCAAGATCAATGGGGCGGACCCTGATTTCCATCGGCGAGATCTTTGGAACGCAATTTCCAGCGGAGACTTTCCTGAATGGGAACTTGGCGTGCAGCTTTTTGATGAAGAATTTGCTGAAAAGTTCGATTTCGATGTGCTGGACCCCACCAAACTCATTCCCGAAGAGTTAGTGCCTGTAAGAACGGTAGGCCGCCTGGTGCTAGACCACGTAGTTGATAACTTTTTTGCCGAAACAGAGCAGGTTGCGTTTTGCACCCAAAATGTGCCGCCTGGCATTGATTTCTCGAACGACCCATTGCTTCAGGGCCGCAACTTCTCATATCTGGATACGCAGGTAAAACGGCTTGGCAGCCCCAATTTTACGCATATTCCCATTAATGCCCCCAAATGCCCCATGGCGCATTTTCAACAAGATGGGCATATGGCCATGCACAACCCCGTGGGCCGTGCCAATTACGAGCCAAATAGTTGGGGCGCAGCAGGTGGCCCGCGTGAAAACCCCAAACAGGGCTTCCGCAGTTTTGCAAGTGAGGAAACCGGCCCCAAACGGCGGTTGCGGCCCGAAAGTTTTTCAGACCACTACAGTCAGGCCCGGCAGTTTTACATCAGCCAGACGCCTATTGAACAGAAACATATTGCAGATGGCATTACGTTTGAACTGAGCAAGGTGGAGCGGCCTGATATCCGTTCGCGCGTTGTCTCTCATCTCCTGCATATTGATGAGGAACTGGCAACAACGGTGGCCGATCATCTGGGCTTACCTGTAGTGCCCGAACCCGCTGAGGTAACGCAGCCTACACGCACTGATCTTCCTCCATCTGATGCCCTCAGTATCGTTAAAAATGGGCCAAAAACGTTTGCTGGCCGTAAAATGGGTATTCTGGCGACAGATGGCGTAGATGCAGACCTTTTTGCTGCGCTCATTGCCGCTCTTCAGGCAGAAAAAGCCAATTATAAAGTCATCGCCCCCAAAATTGGCGGCATTACACTCTCAGATGGTACCAAGGTAGCTGCGCAGCAGAAAATAGACGGCGGGCCATCGGTATTATACGATGCTGTAGCCATTCTGGCTTCCAAGGAAGGCACAAAAGTGCTGGCCAGCACTCCTGCTGCCAAAGACTTCCTGACGGACGCTTTCACGCACTGCAAATATATTGGGTATTCTTCAGAAGCTTGCACATTATTCAAAAAGGCAGGTTTGGCAGATGATGTTGATAAAGGCTGCATTAAACTGGGCAGTCAAAACGATGCCAACGCATTTGTAAAAACCTGTGGCAATCTCCGCTTCTGGCAGCGTGAAAAACTGGATTGA
- a CDS encoding lipase family protein, which yields MRFLPSVYHVSRLVAGLCLMGVSSGAIAATASPSGTAGTLTSTQSLPEAFTLPDAGRSLRITYLSTNGITGKGLVPVTAEVILPAGKPPAGGWPIVAWAHGTVGVADRCAPSNNPWSARNKRYLSEWMKRGFAVVGTDYQGLGTPGTHPYLNTRVEAYSLLDGVKAALASVPGLQNKIMIVGQSQGGGAAFASAAFAPTYAPELNIRGTVATGAPYITPELLKQMATAPDNAPYNPVIVYALYLAQGLSGYDTGFKPESVFTAKAMPAYRAAANLCVYELTDKVKEDGLNFSNSLKTDFAKNLAPALQAMQYPTMHLAQPLFIGTGELDKDVPPPLQYGLVKAACAAGTLVQAHVYKGLNHDQTVNASLPDSASFTQAVMNGQAVTPQCTPMPE from the coding sequence TTGCGTTTTCTCCCCTCTGTTTATCATGTTTCTCGTCTGGTTGCTGGTCTTTGCCTTATGGGGGTGAGTTCTGGGGCCATTGCAGCAACAGCATCCCCTTCTGGCACGGCTGGTACGCTTACATCGACGCAATCCTTACCAGAGGCTTTTACGTTGCCAGATGCTGGGCGTTCCCTGCGCATTACGTACCTTTCCACCAATGGCATTACAGGCAAAGGGCTTGTGCCGGTTACGGCAGAGGTGATTTTGCCCGCGGGTAAGCCGCCAGCTGGTGGGTGGCCCATTGTTGCCTGGGCGCATGGCACGGTAGGCGTTGCAGACCGTTGCGCGCCCTCTAACAACCCGTGGAGCGCACGTAACAAGCGTTATCTTTCTGAATGGATGAAGCGTGGCTTTGCCGTAGTGGGCACGGACTATCAGGGCTTAGGCACTCCCGGCACGCACCCATACCTAAATACGCGTGTGGAAGCCTATAGCCTGCTGGACGGCGTGAAGGCAGCATTGGCCTCGGTGCCGGGTTTGCAGAACAAGATCATGATTGTCGGGCAGTCTCAAGGTGGAGGGGCCGCTTTTGCTTCGGCTGCTTTTGCTCCAACCTATGCGCCAGAACTGAATATTCGGGGCACGGTGGCCACGGGTGCACCTTATATTACACCAGAACTGCTCAAGCAGATGGCAACAGCGCCGGACAATGCGCCATATAACCCCGTTATTGTTTATGCGCTTTATCTGGCACAGGGCCTTTCTGGCTATGATACAGGCTTTAAGCCGGAAAGCGTTTTTACGGCCAAAGCCATGCCAGCCTACCGTGCCGCAGCCAATTTGTGTGTGTATGAGCTGACAGACAAGGTGAAGGAAGATGGCCTGAATTTCAGCAACTCCCTTAAGACCGATTTTGCAAAAAATCTGGCCCCGGCTTTACAGGCAATGCAATACCCTACCATGCATCTGGCTCAACCCCTGTTTATTGGCACCGGAGAGCTTGATAAGGATGTGCCTCCGCCGCTTCAGTACGGATTGGTAAAGGCAGCCTGCGCTGCTGGCACACTTGTGCAGGCGCATGTTTATAAAGGCCTGAACCATGATCAGACGGTAAATGCCTCATTACCAGATTCAGCTTCTTTCACGCAGGCTGTCATGAACGGGCAAGCTGTTACGCCTCAGTGCACCCCCATGCCAGAATAA
- a CDS encoding winged helix-turn-helix transcriptional regulator: protein MPRIRHTTLTCSPGCTVEATLELFGGKWKALILYHLFEDGVLRFSEFRRRMPNVTQRMLTNQLRELEADGLISRTVFPEVPPRVEYELTDLGKTLKPVIHALKEWGDKYAHSVRQKKESSGG, encoded by the coding sequence ATGCCCCGTATTCGCCATACCACGCTAACATGCAGCCCCGGCTGCACCGTAGAAGCCACGCTGGAGTTGTTTGGGGGTAAATGGAAGGCGCTTATTCTGTATCATCTGTTTGAAGATGGCGTGCTGCGCTTTAGCGAATTCCGTAGGCGTATGCCAAATGTAACGCAGCGTATGCTGACAAACCAGTTGCGAGAACTGGAAGCCGATGGCCTGATTTCCCGCACGGTTTTTCCAGAAGTGCCACCACGCGTGGAATATGAACTGACCGACTTGGGTAAAACACTCAAGCCGGTCATCCATGCATTAAAGGAATGGGGTGATAAATATGCCCACAGCGTGAGGCAGAAAAAAGAATCAAGTGGTGGGTAA
- a CDS encoding NAD-dependent succinate-semialdehyde dehydrogenase, protein MITYQTINPTTEAVEHTFELHTPEQMRQIIDKADHIWRTDWKKRSIAERKVIMSKAAGLLRKDRQAHARLIATEMGKALPDALEEIDITADILAFYANGAEEFLAPTPLKVKDGSAKIINQPLGVIYCIEPWNFPYYQLARVAGPNLIAGNVVIAKHAPNVPQCALAFEKLFHDAGAPAGVYTNIFLSNDQSAELIKDVRIRGVALTGSERAGQTVAAEAGAALKKDTMELGGSDAFIVLDDADLELAVKWATWGRFANNGQVCTAAKRMIVHEKIYDAFLDGLKKAITQFRIGDPLAEGTTHGPMSSQRALDLVLEQIDEAVKAGATLVAGGKRINRKGFFMEPTILTNVKKDNPVFYQEIFGPVAVVHKVASEQEAVDLANDSPYGLGGSVFSRDIGRAEKVAEQVETGMMFINTATAAAPELPFGGIKNSGFGRELSFLGIEEFINRKLIRIG, encoded by the coding sequence ATGATTACATATCAGACAATTAACCCCACAACTGAAGCTGTTGAACACACGTTTGAGCTGCATACCCCAGAACAGATGCGCCAGATTATAGACAAGGCAGACCATATCTGGCGCACAGATTGGAAAAAGCGCAGCATTGCCGAGCGTAAAGTCATCATGTCAAAGGCGGCTGGTCTGCTGCGTAAGGATCGGCAGGCCCATGCGCGCCTGATTGCCACGGAAATGGGCAAAGCGCTGCCAGATGCATTGGAAGAAATTGATATTACGGCAGATATTCTTGCCTTCTATGCCAATGGGGCAGAGGAGTTTCTGGCTCCCACACCACTTAAGGTGAAAGATGGCAGCGCAAAAATAATCAATCAGCCACTCGGTGTTATTTATTGCATCGAACCTTGGAACTTTCCCTATTACCAATTGGCCCGTGTAGCCGGCCCCAACCTGATAGCAGGCAATGTGGTAATAGCCAAGCATGCCCCTAACGTGCCGCAATGTGCCTTGGCGTTTGAAAAACTGTTTCATGATGCCGGAGCGCCAGCAGGCGTTTATACCAATATTTTCCTAAGCAATGATCAATCTGCCGAGTTGATCAAGGATGTGCGTATTCGTGGTGTGGCACTTACCGGTAGTGAGCGGGCAGGGCAGACCGTAGCGGCAGAAGCAGGGGCTGCACTCAAGAAGGACACAATGGAACTGGGTGGCAGTGATGCCTTTATTGTGCTGGATGATGCCGATCTGGAACTTGCCGTCAAATGGGCTACATGGGGCCGCTTTGCCAATAACGGGCAAGTATGCACCGCTGCCAAACGCATGATTGTGCATGAAAAAATTTATGATGCGTTTCTGGATGGGCTAAAAAAGGCCATCACCCAATTCCGTATTGGGGACCCACTGGCAGAAGGCACAACACATGGCCCCATGAGCAGCCAACGCGCTTTGGATCTGGTGCTGGAACAGATTGATGAAGCCGTAAAAGCCGGCGCAACACTGGTTGCTGGTGGCAAGCGGATAAACCGTAAAGGGTTTTTTATGGAGCCCACAATTCTGACCAATGTCAAAAAAGATAACCCTGTTTTTTATCAGGAAATCTTTGGCCCGGTTGCGGTTGTTCATAAGGTGGCATCTGAGCAGGAAGCCGTTGATCTGGCGAATGATTCACCCTACGGCCTTGGTGGTTCCGTATTTTCACGCGATATCGGACGGGCAGAAAAGGTGGCCGAGCAGGTTGAAACCGGCATGATGTTTATTAACACAGCCACTGCTGCCGCGCCCGAACTACCATTTGGTGGCATTAAAAATTCTGGCTTTGGGCGGGAGCTTTCTTTCCTCGGGATTGAGGAATTCATTAACCGCAAGCTTATTCGTATAGGTTAA
- the shc gene encoding squalene--hopene cyclase — MNMASRFSLKKILRSGSDTQGTNVNTLIQSGTSDIVRQKPAPQVPADLSALKAMGNSLTHTLSSACEWLMKQQKPDGHWVGSVGSNASMEAEWCLALWFLGLEDHPLRPRLGKALLEMQRPDGSWGTYYGAGCGDINATVESYAALRSLGYAEDDPAVSKAAAWIISKGGLKNVRVFTRYWLALIGEWPWEKTPNLPPEIIWFPDNFVFSIYNFAQWARATMMPLAILSARRPSRPLRPQDRLDALFPEGRANFDYELPTKEGRDVIADFFRLADKGLHWLQSSFLKRAPSREAAIKYVLEWIIWHQDADGGWGGIQPPWVYGLMALHGEGYQFHHPVMAKALDALNDPGWRHDKGDASWIQATNSPVWDTMLSLMALHDANAEERFTPEMDKALDWLLSRQVRVKGDWSVKLPNTEPGGWAFEYANDRYPDTDDTAVALIALASCRNRPEWQAKGVEEAIGRGVRWLVAMQSSCGGWGAFDKDNNKSILAKIPFCDFGEALDPPSVDVTAHVLEAFGLLGLPRDLPCIQRGLAYIRKEQDPTGPWFGRWGVNYLYGTGAVLPALAALGEDMTQPYISKACDWLINCQQENGGWGESCASYMEVSSIGHGTTTPSQTAWALMGLIAANRPQDYKAIAKGCRYLIDLQEEDGSWNEEEFTGTGFPGYGVGQTIKLDDPAISKRLMQGAELSRAFMLRYDLYRQLFPIIALSRASRLIKIGN, encoded by the coding sequence ATGAATATGGCAAGCCGTTTTTCATTAAAGAAGATTTTGCGTTCCGGTTCAGACACACAGGGAACAAACGTTAACACCCTTATTCAGTCTGGAACCTCGGATATTGTGCGTCAAAAACCTGCTCCACAGGTTCCGGCAGATCTGTCAGCCCTGAAAGCCATGGGGAACAGCCTGACACACACGCTGTCTTCCGCCTGTGAATGGTTGATGAAGCAGCAAAAGCCCGATGGTCATTGGGTGGGTTCTGTTGGGTCCAATGCCTCCATGGAAGCTGAATGGTGCTTGGCCTTGTGGTTCCTGGGGCTGGAAGATCACCCTCTGCGCCCACGTCTGGGCAAGGCTTTGCTTGAAATGCAGCGGCCCGATGGCTCTTGGGGCACATATTATGGTGCTGGCTGTGGTGATATCAACGCGACTGTGGAATCTTATGCAGCTCTCAGATCTTTGGGTTATGCAGAAGATGACCCGGCCGTTAGCAAAGCTGCTGCATGGATTATCAGCAAAGGCGGCCTGAAAAACGTACGTGTTTTCACCCGCTACTGGTTGGCCTTGATTGGGGAATGGCCGTGGGAGAAAACACCGAACCTTCCGCCAGAAATTATCTGGTTCCCCGATAATTTTGTTTTTTCCATTTACAACTTTGCGCAGTGGGCCCGCGCCACCATGATGCCGCTGGCAATTTTGTCTGCGCGTCGTCCATCACGCCCGCTGCGCCCGCAAGATCGGCTGGATGCTCTTTTCCCTGAAGGGCGAGCAAATTTTGATTACGAACTGCCCACCAAAGAGGGCAGGGATGTTATTGCGGACTTCTTCCGTCTAGCAGATAAAGGCCTGCATTGGCTGCAGTCTTCTTTTCTTAAACGCGCTCCTTCGCGGGAAGCGGCCATTAAATACGTGCTGGAATGGATTATCTGGCATCAGGATGCAGATGGTGGCTGGGGTGGTATTCAGCCGCCATGGGTGTACGGGCTGATGGCTCTACATGGTGAGGGCTATCAATTCCACCACCCTGTTATGGCAAAGGCACTGGATGCACTGAATGATCCGGGTTGGCGGCATGATAAAGGGGATGCCAGCTGGATTCAGGCCACAAACAGCCCGGTATGGGATACCATGCTGTCGCTCATGGCGCTGCATGATGCCAATGCCGAAGAACGCTTTACACCAGAAATGGATAAGGCTCTGGACTGGCTGCTTTCTCGCCAAGTGCGCGTGAAAGGGGATTGGTCTGTTAAACTCCCCAATACAGAACCCGGTGGCTGGGCGTTTGAATACGCCAATGACAGATACCCCGATACAGATGATACCGCCGTTGCGTTGATTGCTCTGGCATCCTGCCGTAACCGGCCTGAATGGCAAGCCAAAGGCGTAGAAGAAGCCATTGGCCGTGGCGTGCGGTGGCTGGTTGCCATGCAAAGTTCCTGCGGTGGCTGGGGCGCTTTTGATAAGGACAACAACAAGAGCATTCTTGCCAAAATCCCGTTCTGCGATTTTGGGGAAGCGCTGGATCCGCCATCGGTAGACGTTACGGCGCACGTTCTGGAAGCTTTTGGCCTGTTGGGCTTGCCGCGTGATCTGCCCTGTATCCAGCGTGGGCTGGCTTACATTCGTAAGGAGCAAGATCCAACAGGGCCCTGGTTTGGCCGCTGGGGTGTAAATTACCTGTATGGCACCGGGGCTGTTCTGCCTGCTCTGGCGGCACTGGGTGAGGATATGACACAGCCTTACATCTCCAAGGCGTGTGATTGGCTCATTAACTGTCAGCAGGAAAATGGCGGTTGGGGTGAAAGCTGTGCATCCTATATGGAAGTATCTTCCATCGGCCACGGCACCACTACGCCATCCCAAACGGCTTGGGCTCTTATGGGGCTGATAGCAGCCAACCGTCCGCAGGATTATAAGGCCATAGCCAAAGGCTGCCGCTACCTGATTGACTTGCAGGAAGAAGACGGAAGCTGGAATGAAGAGGAGTTTACCGGTACGGGCTTCCCCGGTTACGGTGTAGGCCAGACCATCAAGCTGGATGACCCTGCCATTTCAAAGCGCCTGATGCAGGGGGCCGAGCTCTCACGCGCCTTTATGCTGCGTTATGATCTTTACCGCCAACTCTTCCC
- a CDS encoding TetR/AcrR family transcriptional regulator yields the protein MGQPVQPKKAYHHGDLRAALLRSARTILEEQGIAALGLRAITRHTGVSQTAAIPHFGNLTGLLSALATIGYEELAATLTPLLDKGPYAVGVAYVQFAMQHPGLFTLMFRSDVIDRKNPHLDAAAAKTSAMLTQLVGELKGQHSAHTRTGARAALWAKVHGLAVLAIDGLLEALLMREGEKMTLNALIEDALRS from the coding sequence ATGGGCCAGCCTGTTCAGCCTAAAAAAGCCTATCATCATGGAGACTTGCGTGCCGCTCTGTTGCGTTCCGCGCGCACTATTCTGGAGGAGCAGGGCATTGCTGCGCTGGGGTTGCGGGCCATTACACGCCATACGGGTGTTTCACAAACCGCAGCAATTCCGCACTTTGGTAATCTAACTGGCCTGCTTAGCGCACTGGCAACCATAGGGTATGAGGAACTGGCCGCAACGCTTACGCCGCTGCTTGATAAAGGGCCATATGCCGTGGGTGTAGCCTATGTGCAATTTGCCATGCAGCACCCCGGCCTGTTTACACTTATGTTCCGCAGCGATGTAATTGATAGGAAAAACCCGCATCTGGATGCCGCCGCAGCCAAAACATCTGCCATGCTCACACAATTGGTGGGAGAACTGAAAGGTCAGCATTCCGCCCATACACGTACCGGTGCGCGCGCAGCCTTGTGGGCCAAAGTGCATGGCTTGGCTGTATTGGCCATAGACGGGCTTCTGGAAGCGTTGCTGATGCGAGAAGGTGAGAAGATGACACTCAATGCCCTTATTGAAGATGCACTAAGGTCGTAA